CGTGCAGCGTGATGGACGGCGCGGCCAGGTCGATCTCGGCGACCGTCCGCGCCAGCACGTCGTAACCGACGACCCCCTCGATCTCGACGCCGAGCGCCCCGCTCAACGACGACAGGTCGGCCTCGAGAAAGCAGAGATCGGGCATCTCGACCCCGCCGAGCTCGAACGGGGCCCCGTCGCGAAGAGTCGCCTCGCGGATCGCCGCGCCGGCCCCGCTCATCGCCGTTCGGCCGAAGGCCGCCATACCCGCGGCCTCCGCCGCGGCGCGGGAGACGAGCGGGACGCCCGCGCCGGTGTCGAAGATGAAGGCGCCGGCCTCCCGGCCCGAGAGTCGGGGCCGGCACACGAGGTGGCCGGTGACCGCGAGCTCGAGGGAGACCGGGCGGGGCTCCGGCGGGAAGACGGCTCGCCGGGGCGAGGGGGTGGGTGAGAAGGCGGCGTCCGCGATCGACGCGACCGAGCGCACGCGATCGACCCGGTACGTGTTCACCGTCCCCGGCTTCGTATGAACGAGAGTGTGCGGGAATCGCGTGCCGTGAGCCTCGCGGAAGTCCGTGAACTCCCACCGCTGGCCCCCGGCGTGGTTCCCCGGGACGATGACGGCGCGCGGAAGACGCGTGGTGCGATCGAAGACCAGCCGGCAGGGCGGCGCGCTCTCGTCGAGGCTCATGGCGATCGTCACGTCGGGGCCGTCGCCCGGCTCGACGATCGCGGCGCGCGCCGGCTCGGGACCGTCGAGCCACGCATGCGTCGCGGCCGCGAGCGGCACGTACCACGCGTCGCGCTCGTCGAAGAGGAGCGTGCGCGACGTCCCGGAGGCGTCCGCCGCCCAGACGGCCGAGCCGTCGAAACCGATCGATCGCGGGACGCGGCCGACGATGCGCAGCGCGAACTTCCCTGCCGGTGAGACGTGCATGGTCCAGGGGCTCTCGATGCCGAGCCGCGTCACCGTCCCCTCGAAGAGGAGCGGCACGCGCGCCGCGGATCGGACCGAAGATCGGAACTCTCCAAGGTTCATCGGCTCTCCTTCCGCCGCCCGCGCGGGGCGAGCGGCACCACGACGACGGTCACTGCGTGAGGGCGACCGGCTCTTCCTCCGTCGCACGAGGCGAGCCACTCCTGAAGCTCCTCGAGACGGCGCGCGAGACTCTCCGCGTCGGCGTCGGTGAGCCGCGTCCGGATGCGCCGCACGAACGGGCTCGCGCTCTTCCGGCGGGCGTCGCCGCACCCGGCCGCGAGCGCGCGCCCCGCCTCGCGCGCCGCGAGACGAAGCATCGTGGCGATGGAGCGTGAGGCGGCGTCGAGTGCCGGCCGCGAGCCGGCGCGGACGCCGACGGCGAGCCTCTCGCCGGCCAGCGCGTAGAGGGAGTGGGATCGGCCGCCCGAGCGGCGCATCCCGGTCCGGACGAGGATGCCGGCGCGGGCGAGCTTCGCCACGTGATACGTCAGGGAAGTGGCGGAGCGCTCCATCCGGCGGGCGACGTCGGCGATTGCGAGGGCGCGCCGATCGCGGAACTGCTCGAGGATCTCGAGCCGGATCGGGGAGACGAGGGCGTCGAGCTGGGCGCGGGATTTCAGGACGACGACGGCCGGGCGGGTGGGCTCCATGGCGGAGCCCATCGTAGAACGATATTCAAAATTGTCAAGTTTTTTGAATATGTCCGCCCGGCCAATCGCGGCGGGGGGTCAGGACTTCGACTTGGACTTCGCGGGGGCCTTGGCCTCGCCCTTCGGGGCCTTCACCTCGACGGAGACGGCCGACATGCGGTACTGGATGGTGACCTGCGAGCCGACGGCGAGATCGCCAGTGACCTTGGTGGCGGCGTCCCGGGAGATCTCCCACTTGTCCTCCCCCTTCTGGACCACGATGGTGTCCGCGGTGACGGAGAGGACGGGGCCGGTGACCTGGTAGGTCTTCGCCGCAGCGGCGTGTGCGGCGGCGGTGCCGAGCGCGATCGCGAGCAGCGCGATGACGGCGAGTTTCATTCTGGGCATGATGGTTCCTCCGGAGAAAAGGGCGCGTGAGCGCCGACCGTCGCGATCCTATCAGACGCGCGCGCGCGGAGACGATCAGCGACCGGAGAGCGAGGCGACCGCCACGCCGCCGAAGATCGCGGCCGCCGCCACGACGAGTCGCGCCGTGATCGGCTCGCCGAGGAGCGCGACGCCCATCGAGGCGGCGAGCGCCGGCACGAGAAGCTGGACGATCGCGGCCCGCGTCGCCCTCAGCGCGGGGAGCGCGGCGAACCAGAGGGCGTAGCCGACCCCCGAAGCGAGCGCGCCGGAGGCGGCGGCGAGGAGCGCCCCTCGCGCGGAGAGGTGCGCGCCGGAAAGCGACACGAGGCTCGCCCCCGCCGCGAGCGGGACGGCCTTCAGGAAGTTCGACGCCGTCGTTCGGAGCGGGCTCGATCCCCCCCTCCCGGCAAGAGAGTACGCCCCCCAGGCCGCTCCCGCGGCCGCCATCAGGCCCAGAGCCCCCGGATCCGGAGCGGTGAGCCCCGGGAAGGTCAGGACGACGAGGCCCGAGAGGGCGGCGGCGATCCCCCACCATTCGGCGCGCTTGACCCTCTCGCCCTTCGCGAGCCCCCAGCCGATCATCGTCGCCTGCACGGAGGCGAAGAGGACCAGCGCGCCGGTCCCCGCCGTCAGCCGGACGTACGCCCACGAGAAGGCGGCGGCGTAGATGAAGAGGGCCACGGCCGATCCCCACCCTTCGTGCGCCTTCGCCCTGGGGGAGCCCGTGGCGAGCGCAATCAGCGCCAGGGCGATCGCGCCGGATCCGAGGCGAATCGTCGTGAAGGTGGCCGGGTCGGCCCCTCCGGAGGCGAGGGCAAGGCGGCAGAGGATCGAGTTGGCGGCGAATCCGGTGAGCGCGGCGCCCGTCAGCGCGACGGTCCGCCCCGCTCCGCGCGACGCGGGCATCCGGGCATGATACTCCGCGGGCGGGCCGATCAGCGCAGGCCGGCCGCGACGTCGGCGTGACAGGCGGCGCACGCGGAGATCTGGTCCTTCATCGCCCAGCGGAGCAGGAACGGGTTGCGCTCCTCGTGCGCCCGGTGGCACGTCGCGCAGCTGACGCCTTCGGGGGCGGGCGCGGACAGATCGGCTGCCTCGAGCCGCACCGGCTGGACGCGCGCCGCGACATCGCGTCCCACGGGGTGGCGCGTGAAGTGGCCGCCGGATCCTCGGAAGTCCGCGGCGAGCGGATGGCACGAGAGGCACAGCCGCGTCTCGGGATCGAAGTCGCCCCGCACGCCGCTCAGGCGGACCTCAAGGAGCTGATGAGGTTGCCCGTTGGGGTGGGGGGAGTGACACGAGAGGCAATCGACCTGCTTGACCTCGGCCCTTCCGAGGGGCGGCACGACCGGGTCCCGCGGATGATCCCCCTGCGCGTGGCCCCCCACGACGGGAGAGTGCGCCTCCCCTTCCGCCGTCGCCATGTGGCATCTGGCGCAGATGGCCGCCGCCCCGCCGGCGCCGCGCGGGGCGTCGCTCGCCGCGCGGGCGACGGGAAGATGGCACGTGCCGCAGGCCCCATGTGGGGCGGCGACGACCGTGCCGATCCCCGTGAGGAGGAACGCCCACAGGAAGAGGATGAGGAAGTGCGCGCGCGAGTTTTTCCGCATGACGTCTCCACGGAGTGCGCGGCACACTCCGGGAGGTCAATCGGACACAACGGGGCCGGGTTGAGGGAATACCGCTCTCGAAGTCAGCGCCCGGAGGCGACGAGGCCGATGTTCTCGCGGCGTGGGCCGAGAAGCCGCGCGGCGGCGCCGAGGAGGGGGACGGCGGAGAACGCGGCGAGAAGCGTCCACGCCAGGATCAGCGTGAACCCCGACGTCGCCCGCTCGGGGGCGGACGACCGGAAGACCAGCACGAGCATCGGAGGTGCGGCGGCCCCAAGGGTGGCCAGCGCCCCGAAGAACTGGGAGGCGCCGTGCGCTTTTCCGTCCGGGCCGAAGCTTCCGAGGTTCGAGGCCTTCGGGAAGATCGCGGACAGGAGCGCCGAGACGGGCGCCGTCCAGAGGTACGTCGAGATCCCCGCGAGGAGGGCCGCCAACCACGAGAGGGGCGCGCCCGAACGGTTGAGGACCAGACCTGCGGCCAGGCTCAGCACCGCGCACGCGCCGAAGAGCGCGAGCCCCCCGGCGGCCTTCCCGAGGACGATCTCCCGGTCGCCGAGCGGCTGGATGAACTGGAGCGTCAACCCCGCCCGATCGGAGCCGAGCTGGTTCATGAGGATCGGCTGGAGCGTGAGGAGCGAGAAGACCATCCCGCCGGCGGCGATGACGTAACCCCCCGGCGCGAGAAGCCCCGCGGCGCGGGCGTCCCCTCCGAGGCGGGCCGCGAGTGTCCCGAGGGCGAGGATCATCGGCGCCATGCCGAGAACCGCCAGGCGCCCGATGAGCGTGCGCAGCGACGTCCGCACGTGCGCGACGGCGACCGCCGAGGCGCCGGCCCCGAGCCCGGGGATCCGGAACTCCCGCGCGTCGCGCCCGCGATCTCCGCGCCGCGTGCCCCCGGCCCCTCCCGAGTCGAGAAGGCGGCGGTGGATCGACCCCGACAGGACGAACAGGACGGCCGCCTCGGCCGTCAGCCCGAGCGTCCAGAGCATCCCGCGACCCGTGTCCCCCTCGGCTCCGGCGCGCACGGCGCGGACGCACATCTCCGAGGGGAGCGCGGCGGTCCAAACGGGAAGCCGGGCGTCTATCTCCTCGAGGGAGATCCCGGGGCCGCGCTCGTCGCCGGGCCCTGGCCTCTTCCCGAGATCGCGAGGAACCACGAGCGCCGGAACGACGGCGGCGCTCAGCACCGCGAGCATGAAGAGGAGCGAGACGATCTCCGCGCGGCGCCGATCGCGGAGGAGCCACGCGAAGAGGAACGAGAGGAGAGCGCCGAGCGAGGCGCAGAGGACCAGGAACGCCGCGACCGCGACGAGCGCCACCCCCGCGGGCCCCGGCGAGCCCGAGACGGCGAGGCCGAGCGGGAAGGCGACCAGGCCCGGGGCGACCGCGATCACCCACGGGTCGAAGAGGGTCGCGGCCACCTCCACCGCGTGGAGGGCCGATCGCGGGATCGGCAGGAGGAGAAACCTCGCGACGCCGAGGGTCGACCCGTGCATCGAGCGGGCCAGGGGGATCAGGAAGAAGATGAAGAGAAGGAGGAACAGGATCAGCCGGGCGGGAAGGAGGACGGCCGTCGCCGCCGCTTCCCCCGTTCCAAGGAGACGCCCGCCGTGGAACGAGAGCCAGGAGAAGCTCGCCGCGCCGACCGCGAAGAATGAGAGAACGATCAGGGGGACCGCGACGCCGGCCGCGCGCGAGATGTCCTCGACGAGGTCGCGCCGCTTCCCGCCGCGAAGTCCGTTCACCACGAGCCGCCACCTCAGCCAGACGAAGGCGCGGAGAAACCGGATCACCGCGAGAGCCACTCGAGGGCCGGGCCCTGCGCCTGTTCCGCGCCGACCAGATCGAGGAAGATCTGCTCGAGGCTCCGGCCGGCCGCCCCGCCCGCCTTCAGCTCCGCCATCGTCCCCTGCGCCACCAGGCGCCCTCTCTGGATGACGGCGACGTGATCGCACAGGCGATCGACGATCTCGAGGATGTGGGAGGTCACGAAGACGGTCCCGCCCCCCTTCACGAACTGGCCGAGGAGATCCTTGATCTGGTGCGAGGCGATCGCGTCGATCCCCTCGAACGGCTCGTCGAGGAAGAGGAGCCTCGGCGCGGGGAGGAGCGCCGCCGCGAGGGAGAGCTTCTTCTTCATCCCGTGCGAGTAGTCGGCGACGAGCGTCACGCCGCTCTCTTCGAGGCTCATGAGCTTCAAGAGCTCGGCCGTCCTCGACCGGCGCGTCGCGGCGCCGAGGCCGTGCACCTGGCCGACGAAGGCGAGCGTCTCGACGCCCGTGAGGCGATCGAAGAGGGCGAGATCCTCCGGGACGACGCCCACCTTCCGCTTCACCGCGACGGGATCCGCGATCGGATCGAGGCCGAGGATGCGCATCGATCCGGATGAGGGGGCGAGGAGACCCGTGAGGCACTTGATCGTGGTCGACTTGCCCGCCCCGTTCGGGCCCAGGAACCCGTAGAAGCTCCCGGCCGGCACGGTGAGATCGATCCCGTCCACGGCCCGGAGGTCGCCGAAGGTCCGGGTGAGGCCACGCGTCTCCAGGGCGGGTTCCATGGGCGGCGATTCTACATCGCCGGCCTCTGGTTGGTGACGAGGACGAGCCGGGTCGGGCCGAACGTCGCCGATTCCACGATGGTGAGGCGATCGCGGATCGCGGGCCGGATGTGGGGGATCTCCCCCGCGTCGGCGAGCGCGAAGGTCGGGTCGGCCCGACCCAGGTGAAGCTCCAGGTCGAAGAGCGTCGCCTCGCGGACGTAGACGCCGTTGGTGAAGAAGGCGATCGCGTCCGAGAGGTTGCCTATCCGGAAGGCCAGCACCGGATCCCCCCGCTTCCTCGCGGCCGCCGTCAGCTCCTTGAACCTGGCGGCGAACGGCTCGACCGACTTGATCCCCTGGAGCGACGGGAGGGCCGCCGTGGCGACGAGCAGGTACACCAGGAGCGTTCCCGTCGCGAGAGCCCGCACCGACGGGAGGAGGCCCGCGCGCGTCGACCGCCACGCCGTGACGAGCCCGGTCATGACCAGGCCCATCGCGAGGGCGGTCGCGACGGGCATGGGAACGACCGGATACCCCCGCACCGCGAACGGCAGGGCGGCTCCCACCGCGATGATCAGCGCGCAGGTCGCGCGGAGCGCAGTGAGCGTCCACCGTTCCGAGGGAAGTGAGGTCAGGAAGCGCGCGACGAGAATCGCCACCGCGGGGCACAGGGGGAGGAGATAGAGCTCCCGTTTCTCGGTGACGGCGCTGAAGAAGAGGAACGGGAACGCGATCCACGCGAGGAGGAACCGGCTGTCGGCGGAGCGGCGCCGCCAGAGATCGTACAGCGCCGCGGGGAGGAGCAGAGTCCAGGGGAAGAGCTGGAACGGCATCACCTCCAGGAAGTACCACGGGGGCTGCACGTGGTGCATGCCGAAGATGGCGCGGCCGAGCGCGTGCTGCTTGAACGCCCCCCACACCGAGTACTCACCGTCGCCCCCCAGCGTCGCCCCGATCGCCCAGGCGCCGACGATCAGCGCGAAGATCGCCGACCCCGCGGCCGGCGCGTAGCGCCTCCACGTCCCGAGGCCGCCGTCCATCGCCAGCGTCGCGATCCCGATCCCCCCAGGGACGATCAAACCCACGGGCCCCTTGGCGATGACCGCCAGGGCGCAGGCCGTCCAGAGGACGATCGCGGTGAGACGCGGGCGCCTCGCGCCGGACCTCAGGCTCTCGAACGCGGAGAGGGCGACGAGCTCGAGGCAGCACAGGAGCGAGTCGATCTGGGCCGTCCGGGCCTTTTCCCAGACCATGTACGTCGTCATCAACACGAGGCCCGCGAGAGACCCCGCGGTCTCACCTGCCAGCCGCCGCGCGAGGCGCATCGTGAGCGCGACGGAGATCACGGCCGCCGCCGCGGAGGGAAGTCGTGCGCTGAAGGACGAGATGTGTCCGAGGGGGAGCGACAGGAGCGCGATGAGCCAGAAGAAGAGGGGAGGCTTGTCGGGCGTCACGACGCCGTTCACGTGAGGGACCGCCCAGTGGCCGTCCACGACCATCTCGCGCGCTCCCTCGGCGAAGTAGGGCTCGTCGGGGGCCCAGAGGTCGTATCCCCACGTGTTCCAGATGAAGACGATCGCCGCGAGGGCGAGAAGGAGGCGGCCCCGGGTGATCATGCCGTGCAGAGCTCGGCGGCTCGCCCCGCGTGCATCGCCGCGAGGGGGACCGCGGCTCCCTCGCCCCACACGCGATCGCACCAGAGATCGAGCGCGAGGAGGTTGTAGAGGGGCTTGCGGTTGTCGGCCCTTCGGGCGAGGTGGTCGTCGATGAGCGTCGCGATGCCGGCGCTCGCGAAGATCCCCCTCGCGCGCACCCGCTCCTCCGAGAAGCGGGCTCTGAGCCGCAGGCCCAGGCCGTCGAGCAGCCACCGCGAGAAGGGGATGTTGAACCCGCGCTTGCGGCGCGTGAGCACCGACCGGGGGACCCGGCCGCGGGCCGCGCGCCTCAGGATCCACTTCGTTCGGAATCCGCGGAGCTTCACGCTCGACGGCAGCCCGGCGGCGAACTCGGCGAGCCGGTGATCGAGGTAGGGGGCCCGCGCCTCCAGGGACGCGAGCATCGTCATCCGATCGACCTTGGTGAGGAGCCCGTCCTGCAGGTACATCGCGAAGTCGGTGTAGAGGAGCTCGGCGAGAGCGTCGGGGAATCTCCGGCTCTCGACGGTGACGCGCGCGGCCGTGAACGGATCGTCGACCACCAGCGCTCTCGCCACGTCGGGGGCGAGGAGGCGCGCATGGGTCTCCGGGGCGAAGCTCCCGAACCACGCGTGATGACCTTCCACGCCGCTTCGCTCCGCGCCGCGGAGGAATCGGGCGAGGAGGTAGGCCGGCCCGACGTCTCCCTCACCTGGCGGGAGAAGCGCGCGAAGCCTGTCGCCCAGATTCCTCCGGAAGGTGCGCGGGAGCCTCCGGAATAGACGCGCCATCCGCGCGCCCGGATAGGTGGGGTATCCGGCGAAGAGCTCGTCGCCCCCCTCGCCCGAGAGGACGACCTTCACCTTGCGCCGGGCTCGGGAGGCGAGGAGGTACGTCGGAATGCACGATGAATCGCCGAGCGGCTCGTCCATCGACTCGCCCACCTGCCGGAGTCCCTCCTCGAGATCGGCCGCCGTCAGGATCAGCTCGTCGTAGTCGGCCCCGAGCTCCTCCGCGGTCCGGCGCGCGAGATGCGACTCGTCGGCTGACCGGTCGGCATGCCCCAGCGAGAAGACCGGGACGCCGCGCCCCCGCTGCGCGGTGAGGTGGGCGAGAATCAAGGACGAGTCGAGCCCCCCCGAGAGAAAGACCCCGACCGGCGCGTCGCTCACGGCCCGGCTCGAGACCGCCTGCGCGACGAGACCGTCGAGCCGCTCGGCCGCGGCGGCGGGGCGGCGCGGCGCGGGAGGCCTCGGGTCGAAGTGATCCGCCAGATCCCAGTATCGCCGGAGCGATTCCTTCCCGGCCTCGAAGGTCATGACGTGCGCCGCCGGCAGCTTGCGCACCCCCCGCAGCGGAGTCAGCGGGGCGGGGAAGTAGTCGTGGAGGAGGTATCTCCGCAGCGCGACGGGATCGAGCGACGGCCGCACCGCCGGATGGGAGAGGATCGAGCGCAGCTCGGACGCGAAGACCAGCTCGTCGTCGCCGCGCCAGTAGAACATCGGCTTCTCTCCCGCCCGGTCGCGCCCCAGCGTGAGCCTCTGGCGCGGCTGATCCCACACGGCGAACGCGAACATCCCGTCGAGATCCTGGACGAGATCGGCCCCCCGCTCCTCGTAGAGATGGGGGATGACCTCGGTGTCGACGTGCGTGCGGAACGCGTGGCCGCGCGCCTCGAGGCGGAGGCGCAGCTCCGCGGCGTTGTAGATCTCGCCGTTGCAGACGGACCAAATCGATCCGTCCTCGTTCGAGAAGGGTGGGGCAGGGGCGAAGACATCCACGATCGCGAGGCGCCGGAACCCGAGGTCGCAGCCGTCGAGCGCCGCGTGCCCCGCGCCGTCGGGGCCGCGGTGATACAGCGTCGCCGCCATCCTGCGAACTTTCGCGGATCTCGCCGCGTCTTTTCCCGCGCGCCCGACGATCCCGGCCAGCCCGCACATGTCAGTGGATCCGAAACGTCAATCCGGGTCGGACCTGCAGCGCCCCGTTGTTGTCGTAGCTGACCGCCATGTAGAGAAGCAGGTTCTCGCGAAGGCGCCTGCCCGCTCCGAGGGTCCCCACGGTCTCCCCCCCGGATGCTTCCGGGATGACGCTCTTGCTCGAATCGCCCGTCTCGCCGTGCGGGAGCGAGGAAGTGTTCCTGAGCATCTCGGCGAAGATCTCGACGTTCGGGCTCGGCCGATACACCCCGGCCAGGGCGAAGTTGATGATGTTCTTGAGATACGTTCCCGGCGGGTCGCCGACGACGGTGTAACCGACGTTCAGGTGCGTGTCGAACTTCCCGAATCGTTTGCTGGCGATGAAGTAGGCGGCGTCATCGGTCTGCTTCGTGCCGATCTGGGTGTTTCCTGCGGTGGCGAATTTCACCTCGCCCGCAACCGCCATCGCAGGGAGACGCCTGGACTCCTGCCGGAAACGGTAGGTCAACGTGGCTTCGGTGTCGCCCGCTCCGGTTGCGGCGCTCGCGGCGTGAGGGCGGATGGCCGTGTACGGCACGGGCTCGACGGCGATTTCCAGGTTGTCACGGATTCCGTACTCGGCGAGGAAGGGGAATGCCCCCTCCGTCCCGTCCGAGGAGTGCTGGCGCTCGTAGGCGGTCCCGAGCTTCCATGAGCCTGCCGTCAGCAGCCGCGCTGTCTCCGTCTCGAGCGTTTGCGCCATGCCGCTCCCTGCGGCGCCGGCGAGACACAGGACGAGAAGAAACGCCCGAATTGTCGCACGCATTCTGAACGGTTCGATTCTCATCCGTCGCACCCTCCCAGTAGACCGGCGGCTCGAGGGAATAGCAAGGGGGCTGCCACCGAAGATCGGGAGTTGCGCCGGGCTGTCATTCGCGGAGCGTGGCACGGAAATCGGCCGTCCGGGAATGCGCGGGCTGCGCGCCGGCGCCGGCGACCTGACTGCAATTCCCGGCTTCACGCATCGGATCTTGCAGTCAGCTCTTCACGCCCAACGACTTGATCTTGTAGTACAGGGCGCGGACGGAGACGCCCAGCTCGCGGGCCGCATTCGCCCGATTGCCCCGGTGGCGCTCGAGGGTGGACTGGATGTGGCGCCGCTCGATCTCCTCGAGGGTCGCGTCGACCCGGGTCCCGGCGCGAGAGAGGCTCTCCTCGAGCTCGGCGGCGAACGGGGTCTGCGCGAGGTCGATCTCGACGTCGTCGGAGAGGACCTGGCATTGCTCGAGGAGGTTCTCGAGCTGACGGACGTTCCCGGGCCAGTCGTACTTCATGAGGAGATCGACGGACCGCGGGCCCAGGCGCCTCGGGCCCTCCGGCCGCCGCGCGCGGCGCAGGATCGCCGCGACGAGCGCCGGGATGTCCTCGAGCCTCTCCCGGAGCGGAGGGATCCGCAGCTCGAGGACGTTCAGTCGGTAGTAGAGGTCCTCGCGGAAGCGGCCCGCCGCCATCTCGGCCTTCAGATCCCGGGATGTCGCGCCGATCACCCGCGCGTCCGTCGTCCGGCTCACCGTGTCGCCGAGCCTCTTCACTTCGCCGAACTGCAGGGCTCGCAGGAGCTTCGATTGCAGCGCGGCCGGAATCTCGGCGATCTCGTCGAGGAAGAGAGTGCCGCCGTCGGCGAGCTCGAAGACCCCCTCCCGGTGCTCGAGGGCTCCCGTGAACGCCCCCTTCCTGTGGCCGAAGAGCTCGCTCTCGATCAGGCTCTCGGGGAGCGTCGCGCAGTTCACCGTGATGAGCGGCTGCCCCGACCTCGCGCTCTCCCGGTGGATCAGGCGGGCGAAAAGATCCTTCCCCACGCCCGTCTCCCCCATGACCAGGACCGTGGAGTCGCTCGCCGCCGCGCGGCGCGCAGGCCGGCGACCAGGAGCACGGCGATGGCGGCGATGGCGAGGAGCATGCGCAGCCGCGCCGTCTGGCGGATGGCCTGCGTGGACGACGTGTCGTACCGGAGCCTGAAGACGCCTAGGAGCTTTTCGGAGCCCGGGAAGAAGATCGGCACCGTCGCCTCGAAGGCGGAGGATCCGCGTCGCGTCGCGCGCGAGACGGCGCCTCCGCCGTGAAGGACGGCGAGGAGGTCGGCGTCCGTGGCCGCGCCGTAGACGCGCGAGGCGTCCAGGTCTCCGGTGATCTCCCCACGATCGTCCACGACGGTGGCCTCGAGAATCCGGGGATCGCTGTCCCGGAGCTGCTCGATGAAGGTGTGAAGCCGCCGGGCGTCCGAGAGATCCCGCTCGCGCCTCAGGCTGAGGCTGATCGTGCGGGCGAGGCCGAGCACCGAGTCTCGCTCCTGCTCGTCGTGGTACGCCTCGATCGACGAGAGGATGAACCACCCCGCCGTCCCGCTGAGAACGACGACCGTCGGGATGACGAACCACGCGATGCGATGTCTGAGCTTCACGGGGGGCCGGTGAACGGCGAGTCCTCCTAGAACCGGTATCTCACGCCGAAGACGAGATGCGTGCCGCCGAAGCCGGTGGCGCCGGCGTTTCCTCGATCGCGATCGGCCTCGAGCTCGACGTCGAGATCGCGCCGGAGCGCCTGCCGCAGTCCGATCGTCGTCCGCCGGAAGTTCTCCTCGGGAACGCCGTTCTTCGTCGAGAAGACGTCGTACTTGCCGAAGAGTCGCAGGCCGCGGACGAGCGGGGAGGCGTCCCAGCTTCCCTGCACGTAGTAGCCGGCGTTGCGGCTCCCGGCGAGATCGACGACGACGGCCTCTCCCCCCACGCTGAACGGCCCGCGGCTCCACTCGAGATCGATCCCCCGCGACCGGATGTCCTCGGCGTCTCCGCCGGCCGTCGCGGGGGTCCCCGGCCTCAGCCCTTCGAGAAGGCTGACGCCCGCGGAGAACGCCCCGCCGCGGAGGCCGAACCGCGCGGCGGCATCCCGGCCATCCCCTCGCTCGACGCCGAACCTCGGCGTGCTGGTCTGATCGACGAGCGCCAGATCCGTCTCGAAGAGCCCGGCGGTGGCGTGGAACCCCACGCCGGGGCTCGCTCTTCGAAGCACGAACGCATCGCCGGCTCCCAGGGTGAACTCGTAGTCCTTGATCAGGGGGCGGCTCAGCGTGACGGCGTCCCAGCGGCCGAACGGGACCGGGATGTATCCGGCGCGCACGCTGACCGGCCTCGCGTC
This is a stretch of genomic DNA from Acidobacteriota bacterium. It encodes these proteins:
- a CDS encoding retropepsin-like domain-containing protein codes for the protein MNLGEFRSSVRSAARVPLLFEGTVTRLGIESPWTMHVSPAGKFALRIVGRVPRSIGFDGSAVWAADASGTSRTLLFDERDAWYVPLAAATHAWLDGPEPARAAIVEPGDGPDVTIAMSLDESAPPCRLVFDRTTRLPRAVIVPGNHAGGQRWEFTDFREAHGTRFPHTLVHTKPGTVNTYRVDRVRSVASIADAAFSPTPSPRRAVFPPEPRPVSLELAVTGHLVCRPRLSGREAGAFIFDTGAGVPLVSRAAAEAAGMAAFGRTAMSGAGAAIREATLRDGAPFELGGVEMPDLCFLEADLSSLSGALGVEIEGVVGYDVLARTVAEIDLAAPSITLHDPGAYRLAGGSWQELLLRRNHPLVRCRFEGDREGLFLWDTGAGSAPVIFTAPTVQRLGLLDERETTTARAMGAGGEMEVRIGTLAYLEIAGRRMEQVQAVFPSPQEGALGDPCIAGLIGNPLLTPFRVVMNYPAGLIAFVEKVS
- a CDS encoding helix-turn-helix transcriptional regulator codes for the protein MEPTRPAVVVLKSRAQLDALVSPIRLEILEQFRDRRALAIADVARRMERSATSLTYHVAKLARAGILVRTGMRRSGGRSHSLYALAGERLAVGVRAGSRPALDAASRSIATMLRLAAREAGRALAAGCGDARRKSASPFVRRIRTRLTDADAESLARRLEELQEWLASCDGGRAGRPHAVTVVVVPLAPRGRRKESR
- a CDS encoding DMT family transporter, whose translation is MPASRGAGRTVALTGAALTGFAANSILCRLALASGGADPATFTTIRLGSGAIALALIALATGSPRAKAHEGWGSAVALFIYAAAFSWAYVRLTAGTGALVLFASVQATMIGWGLAKGERVKRAEWWGIAAALSGLVVLTFPGLTAPDPGALGLMAAAGAAWGAYSLAGRGGSSPLRTTASNFLKAVPLAAGASLVSLSGAHLSARGALLAAASGALASGVGYALWFAALPALRATRAAIVQLLVPALAASMGVALLGEPITARLVVAAAAIFGGVAVASLSGR
- a CDS encoding ABC transporter ATP-binding protein; this translates as MEPALETRGLTRTFGDLRAVDGIDLTVPAGSFYGFLGPNGAGKSTTIKCLTGLLAPSSGSMRILGLDPIADPVAVKRKVGVVPEDLALFDRLTGVETLAFVGQVHGLGAATRRSRTAELLKLMSLEESGVTLVADYSHGMKKKLSLAAALLPAPRLLFLDEPFEGIDAIASHQIKDLLGQFVKGGGTVFVTSHILEIVDRLCDHVAVIQRGRLVAQGTMAELKAGGAAGRSLEQIFLDLVGAEQAQGPALEWLSR
- a CDS encoding glycosyltransferase family 39 protein — its product is MITRGRLLLALAAIVFIWNTWGYDLWAPDEPYFAEGAREMVVDGHWAVPHVNGVVTPDKPPLFFWLIALLSLPLGHISSFSARLPSAAAAVISVALTMRLARRLAGETAGSLAGLVLMTTYMVWEKARTAQIDSLLCCLELVALSAFESLRSGARRPRLTAIVLWTACALAVIAKGPVGLIVPGGIGIATLAMDGGLGTWRRYAPAAGSAIFALIVGAWAIGATLGGDGEYSVWGAFKQHALGRAIFGMHHVQPPWYFLEVMPFQLFPWTLLLPAALYDLWRRRSADSRFLLAWIAFPFLFFSAVTEKRELYLLPLCPAVAILVARFLTSLPSERWTLTALRATCALIIAVGAALPFAVRGYPVVPMPVATALAMGLVMTGLVTAWRSTRAGLLPSVRALATGTLLVYLLVATAALPSLQGIKSVEPFAARFKELTAAARKRGDPVLAFRIGNLSDAIAFFTNGVYVREATLFDLELHLGRADPTFALADAGEIPHIRPAIRDRLTIVESATFGPTRLVLVTNQRPAM
- the asnB gene encoding asparagine synthase (glutamine-hydrolyzing), which translates into the protein MCGLAGIVGRAGKDAARSAKVRRMAATLYHRGPDGAGHAALDGCDLGFRRLAIVDVFAPAPPFSNEDGSIWSVCNGEIYNAAELRLRLEARGHAFRTHVDTEVIPHLYEERGADLVQDLDGMFAFAVWDQPRQRLTLGRDRAGEKPMFYWRGDDELVFASELRSILSHPAVRPSLDPVALRRYLLHDYFPAPLTPLRGVRKLPAAHVMTFEAGKESLRRYWDLADHFDPRPPAPRRPAAAAERLDGLVAQAVSSRAVSDAPVGVFLSGGLDSSLILAHLTAQRGRGVPVFSLGHADRSADESHLARRTAEELGADYDELILTAADLEEGLRQVGESMDEPLGDSSCIPTYLLASRARRKVKVVLSGEGGDELFAGYPTYPGARMARLFRRLPRTFRRNLGDRLRALLPPGEGDVGPAYLLARFLRGAERSGVEGHHAWFGSFAPETHARLLAPDVARALVVDDPFTAARVTVESRRFPDALAELLYTDFAMYLQDGLLTKVDRMTMLASLEARAPYLDHRLAEFAAGLPSSVKLRGFRTKWILRRAARGRVPRSVLTRRKRGFNIPFSRWLLDGLGLRLRARFSEERVRARGIFASAGIATLIDDHLARRADNRKPLYNLLALDLWCDRVWGEGAAVPLAAMHAGRAAELCTA
- a CDS encoding sigma-54-dependent Fis family transcriptional regulator — protein: MGETGVGKDLFARLIHRESARSGQPLITVNCATLPESLIESELFGHRKGAFTGALEHREGVFELADGGTLFLDEIAEIPAALQSKLLRALQFGEVKRLGDTVSRTTDARVIGATSRDLKAEMAAGRFREDLYYRLNVLELRIPPLRERLEDIPALVAAILRRARRPEGPRRLGPRSVDLLMKYDWPGNVRQLENLLEQCQVLSDDVEIDLAQTPFAAELEESLSRAGTRVDATLEEIERRHIQSTLERHRGNRANAARELGVSVRALYYKIKSLGVKS